One genomic region from Spirochaetaceae bacterium encodes:
- a CDS encoding glycosyltransferase, producing the protein MKLSIVIPAHNEERVIGAALSAIRTQCPPVHEVIVVCNGCRDATAARARAGGARVVVTEHRGVSLARNLGAAHATGDTLLFVDADVRLAPGLTGAIRAAASARRATVGTVRVVPDCRRYVLHYAVAALMIRSLRAASNGLIFCSAPLFTAAGGFPEGIQVGEDNLFMRRARRVPGTRYRFIPRPPAISDTRRLRRWGSLRLLYTWLRAVVARDKRSVGYAAVR; encoded by the coding sequence ATGAAGCTGAGCATCGTGATTCCGGCGCACAACGAGGAGCGCGTGATCGGTGCCGCGCTGAGCGCAATCCGGACGCAATGCCCCCCGGTGCACGAAGTGATCGTGGTGTGCAACGGTTGCCGCGACGCGACCGCGGCGCGCGCGCGGGCCGGGGGCGCCCGCGTGGTGGTGACCGAGCACCGCGGGGTGAGCCTGGCGCGCAACCTCGGCGCCGCGCACGCCACCGGCGACACGCTGCTGTTCGTGGACGCGGACGTGCGCCTCGCGCCGGGGCTGACCGGCGCCATCCGCGCCGCGGCGTCCGCTCGCCGGGCCACGGTCGGCACGGTGCGCGTGGTGCCCGACTGCCGGCGCTACGTATTGCACTATGCGGTGGCGGCGTTGATGATCCGCTCGTTGCGCGCCGCCTCCAACGGGCTGATCTTCTGCTCGGCGCCGCTGTTCACGGCGGCCGGCGGGTTCCCCGAGGGAATCCAGGTAGGCGAGGATAACCTGTTCATGCGCCGCGCGCGCCGGGTGCCGGGCACCCGCTACCGGTTCATCCCGCGTCCGCCGGCAATCTCGGACACGCGCCGGTTGCGGCGCTGGGGCAGCCTGCGGCTGCTGTACACCTGGCTGCGCGCCGTGGTCGCGCGCGACAAGCGCTCGGTAGGGTACGCCGCCGTCCGCTGA